Proteins from a genomic interval of Leifsonia shinshuensis:
- a CDS encoding IclR family transcriptional regulator, producing the protein MSKVPAAENTLRILAYLATQRGPVPAAGIATSLGLPRSTVYHLLTVLAEHGFVLHFPEARRYGLGVAAYELSSGFSRQQPLSRLGRPIVAALVDAIGESGHVAVLHGRDVVYIVEERAPRRPRLVTDVGVRLPAHLTASGRALLASLPAGQLRALYPDAGAFEDRTGAGPHSYAELRRLVTEARERGYATEDGDVTPGFASVAVSVRDHAGWPAAGIAVTFPRENVPASEWEALAARVREAAAELSRRIRGS; encoded by the coding sequence ATGAGCAAGGTCCCCGCAGCGGAGAACACCCTGCGCATCCTCGCCTACCTCGCCACCCAGCGCGGCCCGGTCCCCGCCGCGGGGATCGCGACCTCCCTCGGCCTCCCGCGCTCGACCGTCTACCACCTGCTGACCGTGCTGGCCGAGCACGGCTTCGTCCTGCACTTCCCCGAGGCGCGCAGGTATGGGCTCGGCGTCGCCGCCTACGAGCTGTCGAGCGGGTTCTCCCGGCAGCAGCCGCTCAGCCGCCTCGGCCGGCCGATCGTGGCCGCGCTCGTGGACGCGATCGGCGAGTCCGGTCACGTCGCCGTGCTGCACGGGCGGGACGTCGTCTACATCGTGGAGGAGCGCGCGCCGCGGCGTCCGCGGCTGGTCACGGACGTCGGCGTCCGCCTCCCGGCCCACCTGACGGCGAGCGGACGCGCCCTGCTGGCCTCCCTCCCCGCCGGGCAGCTGCGCGCGCTGTACCCGGACGCCGGCGCGTTCGAGGACCGGACCGGAGCGGGGCCGCACTCGTACGCCGAGCTGCGCCGGCTCGTGACGGAGGCGCGGGAGCGCGGCTACGCCACGGAGGACGGCGACGTGACGCCCGGCTTCGCGTCCGTGGCGGTCTCGGTGCGCGACCACGCCGGCTGGCCCGCCGCCGGCATCGCCGTCACCTTCCCCCGGGAGAACGTGCCTGCGTCCGAGTGGGAGGCGCTCGCCGCCCGGGTGCGGGAGGCCGCGGCCGAGCTGTCCCGGCGCATCCGCGGCAGCTGA
- a CDS encoding S1C family serine protease has product MTEQKTTLRSWTIALLVLGAALVLIGGGMIAGGFAVAVVSAGRSGSCDAARVSDRVLPTVVTIGVTGSRGTSNGTGEIITGDGYILTNNHVIADAASGATLAVRFSDGHELPAELTGRDPKTDLAVIKVKDDAPLPIIETGDSGALVVGQPVVALGAPLGLSSTVTAGIVSALGRTVPVPSDDDRNAVLAGAIQTDASINPGNSGGPLVDCDGRLVGVNTAIATVPGSGGQASTGSVGIGFAIPESLALPIAHELIAHGEVSHPTAGLTVVPIPPGAAAAFGVTDGLFVQSIVSGGPAQQAGLRVGDVITAVNGNPATNVDVLTAIQVTSNAGDEVKVEYVRGGAEHTTTVTLQ; this is encoded by the coding sequence GTGACCGAGCAGAAGACCACCCTGCGCAGCTGGACGATCGCACTGCTCGTGCTCGGCGCGGCGCTCGTGCTGATCGGCGGCGGGATGATCGCGGGCGGCTTCGCCGTCGCCGTCGTCTCCGCCGGACGCAGCGGCTCGTGCGACGCGGCGCGCGTCAGCGACCGCGTGCTCCCGACGGTGGTCACCATCGGCGTCACCGGTTCCCGCGGGACGAGCAACGGCACCGGCGAGATCATCACCGGCGACGGCTACATCCTCACCAACAACCACGTGATCGCCGACGCGGCGTCCGGGGCGACGCTCGCGGTGCGGTTCAGCGACGGCCACGAGCTCCCGGCCGAGCTGACCGGCCGCGACCCGAAGACCGACCTGGCCGTCATCAAGGTGAAGGACGACGCGCCGCTGCCGATCATCGAGACCGGTGACTCCGGAGCGCTGGTGGTCGGGCAGCCGGTGGTCGCCCTCGGCGCCCCGCTCGGTCTCTCCTCGACCGTGACCGCCGGCATCGTGAGCGCGCTCGGGAGGACGGTCCCGGTGCCGAGCGACGACGACCGGAACGCGGTCCTCGCCGGCGCCATCCAGACCGACGCGTCGATCAACCCCGGCAACTCGGGCGGCCCGCTGGTCGACTGCGACGGGCGCCTGGTCGGCGTCAACACGGCGATCGCGACCGTGCCGGGCTCGGGCGGGCAGGCGAGCACGGGCAGCGTCGGGATCGGGTTCGCGATCCCGGAGTCGCTGGCGCTGCCGATCGCGCACGAGCTCATCGCGCACGGCGAGGTCTCGCACCCCACCGCGGGGCTCACGGTCGTGCCCATCCCCCCGGGGGCCGCCGCCGCGTTCGGCGTGACCGACGGGCTGTTCGTGCAGTCGATCGTCTCCGGCGGCCCCGCGCAGCAGGCGGGCCTGCGGGTCGGGGACGTGATCACCGCGGTGAACGGCAACCCCGCGACCAACGTCGACGTGCTCACCGCGATCCAGGTCACCAGCAACGCCGGCGACGAGGTGAAGGTCGAGTACGTCCGCGGCGGCGCGGAGCACACCACGACCGTCACGCTCCAGTAG
- a CDS encoding phage holin family protein, whose product MVRFLIRAAIFVVTAALGLLVASWLLPGFHLDWEGLLVAVLVFAVAQSILAPFIFNLARKYASALLGGIGLVSTLIALLVASLLPGGIRVDDFVTWILAALVVWVVTALGGWLLPLIFLKKKVAARS is encoded by the coding sequence ATGGTGAGATTCCTGATCCGAGCGGCGATCTTCGTGGTCACCGCGGCCCTCGGCCTGCTGGTGGCGTCCTGGCTCCTGCCGGGGTTCCACCTCGACTGGGAGGGGCTGCTGGTCGCGGTGCTGGTCTTCGCGGTGGCGCAGAGCATCCTCGCGCCTTTCATCTTCAATCTCGCCCGGAAGTACGCGTCCGCGCTGCTCGGCGGGATCGGGCTGGTGTCGACGCTGATCGCCCTGCTGGTCGCGTCGCTGCTCCCGGGCGGCATCCGGGTGGACGATTTCGTGACCTGGATACTCGCGGCGCTCGTCGTCTGGGTGGTGACGGCGCTCGGCGGCTGGCTGCTGCCGCTGATCTTCCTCAAGAAGAAGGTCGCGGCGCGGAGCTAG
- a CDS encoding GNAT family N-acetyltransferase: MTTTRVSAEPARSPGVAELLRMSDEFTFALYPAESCYLLDISELERPGVTVFVGRDEDGSALGMAALVRKTDGSAELKRMFVHEAARGRGLAGSLLGAVEAEASRAGVATLQLETGPLQHAAIALYESRGYARIPNFGEYVGDPHSVCYAKAL, translated from the coding sequence ATGACGACCACGCGCGTGTCCGCCGAGCCCGCCCGCTCCCCCGGCGTCGCCGAGCTGCTGCGGATGAGCGATGAGTTCACGTTCGCGCTGTACCCCGCCGAGAGCTGCTACCTGCTCGACATCTCCGAGCTCGAGCGTCCCGGCGTGACCGTGTTCGTCGGGCGCGACGAGGACGGCAGCGCGCTCGGTATGGCGGCGCTGGTGCGGAAGACCGACGGCAGCGCCGAGCTCAAGCGGATGTTCGTGCACGAGGCCGCGCGCGGCCGCGGGCTGGCCGGGAGCCTGCTCGGGGCGGTGGAGGCCGAGGCGTCCCGCGCCGGAGTCGCCACCCTGCAGCTCGAGACCGGCCCGCTGCAGCACGCCGCGATCGCGCTGTACGAGAGCCGCGGCTACGCGCGCATCCCGAACTTCGGCGAGTACGTCGGCGACCCGCACTCGGTCTGCTACGCGAAGGCGCTCTAG
- a CDS encoding SRPBCC family protein, with amino-acid sequence MSVNVRRFACTPEEVFTALADPWVFPTWVVGASRMRGADGHFPEPGSRLHHSIGIWPFVLNDETSVEVWDRPKRFVLEAKTRPVGTERVVIEVQPRGSGCLVRMEEHAITGIASRIPTPIIDPILWIRNREALRRLEWVARGISRQKSHKAG; translated from the coding sequence ATGTCCGTCAACGTCCGCCGCTTCGCGTGCACGCCCGAAGAAGTCTTCACCGCCCTCGCCGACCCCTGGGTGTTCCCGACCTGGGTCGTCGGCGCCTCGCGGATGCGCGGGGCGGACGGGCACTTCCCGGAACCGGGCTCCCGCCTCCACCACTCGATCGGGATCTGGCCGTTCGTGCTGAACGACGAGACCAGCGTCGAGGTGTGGGACCGGCCGAAACGGTTCGTGCTGGAAGCCAAGACGCGACCGGTCGGGACCGAGCGCGTCGTCATCGAGGTGCAGCCGCGCGGCTCCGGGTGCCTCGTGCGCATGGAGGAGCACGCGATCACCGGGATCGCCTCGCGCATCCCGACGCCGATCATCGATCCCATCCTGTGGATCCGCAACCGGGAGGCGCTGCGCCGACTGGAGTGGGTCGCACGCGGCATCTCGCGGCAGAAGTCGCACAAGGCGGGCTGA
- a CDS encoding phytoene desaturase family protein: MTSVDAIVIGSGPNGLAAAVTLARAGLSVHVYERNATPGGGVRTEEITLPGFRHDICSAVHPLALASGFFRKFGLADRVPFITPSASYGHPLPDGEVAVAYRDLERTADALGPDGPAWRALLGPLARNADAVAQFTGSSLLQVPRNPLVAARFGLTALSQGGPWWNLPFRTPKPGALLTGVIAHATLPLPNLAASAAGLALATYAHARGWPIPVGGSQAIADAMVDDLRAHGGEVVTGAAIESLGELPDARAILFDTHVAIAARLGEDLLPADYLRRVAGFRDGNGVFKIDFALSGPVPWTNPELLETATVHLGGERGAIARSERVVAAGRESDDPYVLVAQPTLFDPSRAPAGKHVLWAYTHVPRGSTSDRSEAVIAQIERFAPGFRDLILAKTTRTAHELEGYNPSYIGGDISSGMPDLSQLVMRPVLSTDPWRMPGRGLYLASSSAVPGPGVHGLAGYYAARSALRHEFGVTRMPSLAPDRPAAAPGAPASGFNQTTGFIEEEIA, from the coding sequence ATGACCTCCGTCGACGCGATCGTCATCGGGTCCGGCCCCAACGGGCTCGCGGCCGCCGTCACCCTCGCCCGGGCCGGGCTGAGCGTGCACGTCTACGAACGCAACGCGACGCCGGGCGGCGGCGTCCGGACGGAGGAGATCACGCTGCCGGGGTTCCGCCACGACATCTGCTCCGCGGTGCACCCGCTCGCGCTCGCCTCGGGCTTCTTCCGCAAATTCGGGCTGGCGGACCGCGTGCCGTTCATCACGCCGTCCGCCTCGTACGGGCATCCGCTGCCGGACGGGGAGGTCGCCGTCGCCTACCGCGACCTGGAGCGCACGGCAGACGCGCTCGGCCCCGACGGCCCCGCCTGGCGCGCCCTCCTCGGCCCGCTCGCGCGCAACGCGGACGCGGTCGCCCAGTTCACCGGGTCGTCGCTCCTGCAGGTGCCGCGGAATCCGCTCGTCGCCGCGCGGTTCGGCCTCACCGCGCTGTCGCAGGGCGGCCCGTGGTGGAACCTGCCGTTCCGCACGCCGAAGCCGGGCGCCCTGCTCACCGGCGTGATCGCGCACGCCACGCTGCCGCTGCCGAACCTCGCCGCGTCGGCCGCCGGGTTGGCCCTCGCGACCTACGCGCACGCGCGCGGCTGGCCCATCCCGGTCGGCGGATCGCAGGCGATCGCGGACGCGATGGTCGACGACCTCCGCGCGCACGGCGGAGAGGTCGTCACCGGCGCGGCGATCGAGTCGCTCGGCGAGCTGCCCGACGCCCGCGCCATCCTGTTCGACACCCACGTCGCCATCGCGGCCCGGCTCGGCGAGGACCTCCTGCCCGCCGACTACCTCCGTCGCGTCGCCGGCTTCCGTGACGGCAACGGCGTCTTCAAGATCGACTTCGCGCTGTCCGGCCCGGTGCCGTGGACGAACCCCGAGCTGCTGGAGACCGCGACCGTCCATCTCGGCGGCGAGCGCGGCGCGATCGCCCGCTCCGAGCGCGTGGTGGCGGCCGGACGCGAGAGCGACGACCCCTACGTGCTCGTCGCCCAGCCCACGCTGTTCGACCCCTCGCGCGCGCCGGCCGGCAAGCACGTGCTGTGGGCGTACACGCACGTTCCACGCGGCTCCACGTCGGATCGCAGCGAGGCGGTGATCGCGCAGATCGAGCGGTTCGCGCCCGGCTTCCGCGACCTGATCCTCGCGAAGACCACCCGGACCGCGCACGAGCTGGAGGGCTACAACCCCAGCTACATCGGCGGCGACATCTCCTCGGGGATGCCCGACCTCTCCCAGCTGGTCATGCGGCCGGTGCTGTCGACCGACCCGTGGCGGATGCCGGGCCGCGGGCTCTACCTGGCCTCGTCCTCCGCCGTGCCGGGGCCGGGCGTGCACGGGCTGGCCGGCTACTACGCGGCGCGCAGCGCGCTCCGGCACGAGTTCGGGGTGACCAGGATGCCGTCGCTGGCGCCCGACCGTCCGGCCGCGGCGCCGGGCGCGCCCGCCAGCGGCTTCAACCAGACCACCGGCTTCATCGAGGAGGAGATCGCCTGA
- a CDS encoding DEAD/DEAH box helicase yields MPPYKKNTRQQSSGRPAQQHAPKGAGSRSPKHRGYRDEAPETGKKNRWSAEDRAARGRDTYGARGDSRTGSGRGERPNWEPRGKDARRTEREWEDRARAGRRDDDRPRRFDRDDRAPRREYDDRPRRQFDRDDRAPRRDVDDRPRRFERDDRPRRDFDRDDRAPRRDSDDRPRRFERDDRPRRDVDRDDRAPRRDRDDRPRRDFDRADRAPRREFDDRPRRQFDRDDRPRRDADDRPRRSFDRDDRAPRRDSSFYPSRDEKPSFSPQEDVVLERLEAEAIQAADVEGVTFADLGLGGNIVRALAELGAETPFPIQAATTPDVLAGKDVLGRGRTGSGKTIAFAAPMVERLMQLWAESGKSGGKRQLGRAPRALILAPTRELALQIDRTVQPIARSVGLFTTQIYGGVPQGRQVGALQRGVDIVIGTPGRIEDLVEQGRLDLSEVVVSVLDEADHMCDLGFLEPVQRILRRTSEGGQKLLFSATLDSGVAQLVDEFLVEPTVHEVAGEDQASSTIDHRVLVIEHRDKPAIIEQLADRDGKTLIFARTRAFAEMLADQLDDAGIPAVSLHGDLNQSRRTRNLAQLTSGRVSVLVATDVAARGIHVDDIDLVIQADAPDEYKTYLHRSGRTGRAGKQGTVVTLIPRHRQRRMSELLERAEIAADFVPAAPGDDVVLTLSQA; encoded by the coding sequence ATGCCCCCGTACAAGAAGAACACCCGACAGCAGAGCTCCGGCCGCCCCGCGCAGCAGCACGCGCCGAAGGGTGCGGGCAGCCGCAGCCCGAAGCACCGCGGCTACCGCGACGAGGCCCCCGAGACCGGCAAGAAGAACCGCTGGAGCGCCGAGGACCGCGCCGCCCGCGGCCGTGACACCTACGGCGCCCGCGGCGACTCCCGCACCGGCTCCGGCCGTGGCGAGCGCCCGAACTGGGAGCCGCGCGGGAAGGACGCCCGCCGCACCGAGCGCGAGTGGGAGGACCGCGCCCGCGCCGGCCGTCGCGACGACGACCGTCCGCGTCGCTTCGATCGGGACGACCGTGCGCCGCGCCGCGAGTACGACGACCGTCCGCGCCGTCAGTTCGACCGCGACGACCGCGCCCCGCGCCGTGACGTCGACGACCGCCCGCGTCGCTTCGAGAGGGACGACCGCCCGCGCCGCGACTTCGATCGTGACGACCGCGCGCCCCGTCGCGACAGCGACGACCGTCCGCGTCGCTTCGAGCGGGATGACCGCCCGCGCCGTGACGTCGACCGCGACGACCGTGCGCCCCGCCGTGACCGTGACGACCGTCCGCGCCGCGACTTCGACCGCGCCGACCGTGCTCCGCGCCGTGAGTTCGACGACCGCCCGCGTCGTCAGTTCGACCGGGACGACCGTCCCCGCCGGGACGCCGACGACCGTCCGCGCCGCAGCTTCGACCGCGACGACCGCGCCCCGCGCCGCGACTCCTCCTTCTACCCGTCGCGCGACGAGAAGCCGTCGTTCTCCCCGCAGGAGGACGTCGTCCTCGAGCGCCTGGAGGCCGAGGCCATCCAGGCCGCGGACGTGGAGGGCGTGACCTTCGCCGACCTGGGCCTCGGCGGCAACATCGTCCGCGCGCTTGCCGAGCTCGGCGCCGAGACGCCGTTCCCGATCCAGGCCGCCACCACCCCCGACGTGCTCGCGGGCAAGGACGTCCTCGGCCGCGGCCGCACCGGCTCCGGCAAGACGATCGCGTTCGCCGCCCCGATGGTCGAGCGTCTCATGCAGCTCTGGGCGGAGTCCGGCAAGTCCGGCGGCAAGCGCCAGCTGGGCCGCGCCCCGCGCGCGCTGATCCTCGCGCCGACCCGCGAGCTCGCCCTCCAGATCGACCGCACTGTGCAGCCCATCGCGCGTAGCGTCGGCCTGTTCACCACGCAGATCTACGGCGGCGTCCCGCAGGGCCGCCAGGTCGGCGCCCTCCAGCGCGGTGTCGACATCGTGATCGGCACCCCCGGCCGCATCGAGGACCTCGTGGAGCAGGGCCGCCTCGACCTCAGCGAGGTCGTCGTCAGCGTCCTGGACGAGGCCGACCACATGTGCGACCTCGGCTTCCTGGAGCCGGTGCAGCGCATCCTGCGCCGCACCTCCGAGGGCGGCCAGAAGCTGCTGTTCTCCGCGACCCTCGACTCCGGGGTGGCGCAGCTGGTGGACGAGTTCCTGGTCGAGCCGACCGTGCACGAGGTCGCCGGCGAGGACCAGGCGTCCTCGACCATCGACCACCGCGTGCTGGTCATCGAGCACCGCGACAAGCCGGCCATCATCGAGCAGCTCGCGGACCGCGACGGCAAGACGCTGATCTTCGCCCGCACCCGCGCGTTCGCCGAGATGCTGGCCGACCAGCTGGACGACGCCGGCATCCCGGCGGTCAGCCTGCACGGCGACCTCAACCAGTCGCGCCGCACGCGCAACCTGGCGCAGCTCACCAGCGGCCGGGTCAGCGTGCTGGTCGCGACCGACGTCGCCGCCCGCGGCATCCACGTGGACGACATCGACCTGGTCATCCAGGCCGACGCGCCGGACGAGTACAAGACCTACCTGCACCGCTCCGGCCGCACCGGCCGCGCCGGCAAGCAGGGCACGGTCGTGACGCTCATCCCGCGCCACCGTCAGCGCCGCATGAGCGAGCTCCTGGAGCGCGCCGAGATCGCGGCAGACTTCGTGCCCGCCGCCCCCGGCGACGACGTGGTCCTCACCCTCTCGCAGGCGTAA
- a CDS encoding phosphotransferase, translating to MPLTPPADIPTDADLVAALVAAQHPDLAGPLRLVSDGWDNQLYRLGDAYAVRIPRREVAAHLIEHEQQLLPGIAARVSARVPAPVRVGAPSDLFPWPWSIVEWIDGVDGASVGAGERAGIAEALAEFVGELAVPAPDAPHNPVRGVPLASRREVVATRLRSLSGRMEVAALEQAWREALAAPAWDGPPLLLHGDLHPGNLLLTETGGLAAVIDFGDVTSGDPATDLATAWLTFDGDARERFRAALPVAPDRATWLRARGWAVTMGSALAMSSDDNPRMASLARHALDQLA from the coding sequence GTGCCGCTGACCCCGCCCGCCGACATCCCCACCGACGCCGACCTCGTCGCCGCGCTGGTCGCGGCGCAGCACCCGGATCTCGCCGGCCCGCTCCGGCTGGTGTCGGACGGCTGGGACAACCAGCTCTACCGGCTGGGCGACGCGTACGCCGTGCGCATCCCGCGGCGGGAGGTCGCCGCGCACCTGATCGAGCACGAGCAGCAGCTGCTGCCGGGGATCGCCGCCCGCGTGAGCGCGAGGGTCCCCGCTCCGGTCCGGGTCGGGGCGCCGTCCGACCTGTTCCCCTGGCCGTGGAGCATCGTCGAGTGGATCGACGGCGTCGACGGCGCGTCGGTCGGCGCGGGCGAGCGGGCGGGGATCGCCGAGGCGCTGGCGGAGTTCGTCGGGGAGCTCGCCGTGCCGGCGCCCGACGCGCCGCACAACCCCGTGCGCGGGGTCCCGCTCGCGTCACGGCGGGAGGTCGTGGCGACCCGGCTCCGCTCCCTGTCCGGGCGGATGGAGGTCGCGGCGCTGGAGCAGGCCTGGCGGGAGGCGCTCGCGGCGCCGGCGTGGGACGGCCCTCCGCTGCTGCTGCACGGCGACCTCCACCCGGGGAACCTGCTGCTCACCGAGACAGGCGGGCTGGCTGCGGTCATCGACTTCGGCGACGTCACCTCGGGCGATCCGGCGACCGACCTGGCGACCGCGTGGCTCACCTTCGACGGGGACGCCCGCGAGCGGTTCCGGGCGGCGCTCCCCGTCGCGCCCGATCGCGCGACCTGGCTCCGCGCCCGGGGCTGGGCCGTCACGATGGGGAGCGCGCTCGCCATGTCGTCGGACGACAACCCCCGCATGGCCTCCCTGGCCCGCCACGCCCTCGACCAACTGGCCTGA
- a CDS encoding pyridoxal phosphate-dependent decarboxylase family protein — translation MTTDPARMHSVTGDTTELVDLVLDYSRRRILATDTPLDKPLPESELRRLAGRTVSENGMGAERALAVFEHVLAPACITTDHPRYLSFIPTAPTKAATAFDLVVSASAVYGGSWLEGSGAVYAENQVLAWLASEFGLPATAGGVFVQGGTLGNLSALVAARDHARSERGNPAGRWIIVCSAEAHSSVASAARVMDVDVVTVSPGESGVLSGDAVRPALAEHGGAVFAVVATAGSTNFGIVDDIASIAALKDEFDFWLHVDGAYGLAGMLSPLARPRFAGVERADSLIVDPHKWLFAPFDACALLYRDPEQGRRAHTQHAEYLDTLTEATEWSPSDYAAHLTRRARGLPFWFSLASHGAAAYRDAVTASLLLARRIADEIDRRDGFHLVRQPQLSVVVFEREGWTKEDYALWSARLLDEQRAFVTPSSHAGRTNTRFAILNPLTTFEDLVEILDSMED, via the coding sequence ATGACTACCGACCCCGCCCGTATGCACAGCGTCACCGGCGACACCACCGAGCTCGTCGACCTCGTCCTCGACTACTCGCGCCGCCGCATCCTCGCGACCGACACCCCGCTCGACAAGCCGCTCCCCGAGTCGGAGCTGCGCCGGCTGGCCGGGCGCACCGTCTCCGAGAACGGGATGGGCGCCGAGCGCGCGCTCGCCGTCTTCGAGCACGTGCTCGCCCCCGCGTGCATCACGACCGACCACCCGCGATACCTCTCCTTCATCCCGACGGCTCCGACGAAGGCGGCCACCGCGTTCGACCTCGTCGTCTCCGCGAGCGCCGTCTACGGCGGGTCGTGGCTGGAGGGCTCCGGCGCCGTCTACGCCGAGAACCAGGTGCTGGCCTGGCTGGCCTCCGAGTTCGGGCTCCCGGCGACCGCCGGCGGCGTGTTCGTGCAGGGCGGGACGCTCGGCAACCTCTCCGCCCTCGTGGCCGCCCGCGACCACGCGCGCAGCGAGCGCGGCAACCCGGCCGGGCGCTGGATCATCGTCTGCAGCGCGGAGGCGCACTCCTCCGTCGCCTCGGCGGCACGGGTGATGGACGTGGACGTCGTCACCGTCTCCCCCGGGGAGTCCGGCGTGCTGAGCGGCGACGCCGTCCGCCCGGCGCTCGCCGAGCACGGCGGCGCCGTCTTCGCGGTCGTCGCGACCGCGGGCTCCACCAACTTCGGCATCGTCGACGACATCGCCTCCATCGCCGCGTTGAAGGACGAGTTCGACTTCTGGCTGCACGTGGACGGGGCCTACGGCCTCGCCGGGATGCTGTCGCCGCTCGCCCGGCCGCGGTTCGCCGGCGTCGAGCGCGCCGACTCGCTCATCGTCGACCCGCACAAGTGGCTGTTCGCGCCGTTCGACGCGTGCGCGCTGCTCTACCGCGACCCGGAGCAGGGGCGGCGCGCGCACACCCAGCACGCCGAGTACCTCGACACGCTCACCGAGGCCACCGAGTGGAGCCCGTCCGACTACGCCGCACACCTCACCCGGCGCGCCCGCGGCCTGCCGTTCTGGTTCTCGCTCGCCTCCCACGGCGCGGCCGCCTACCGGGACGCCGTCACGGCGTCCCTGTTGCTGGCCCGGCGGATCGCCGACGAGATCGACCGGCGGGACGGCTTCCACCTGGTGCGGCAGCCGCAGCTCTCGGTCGTGGTGTTCGAGCGCGAGGGCTGGACCAAGGAGGACTACGCGCTGTGGTCCGCCCGGCTCCTGGACGAGCAGCGCGCCTTCGTCACGCCGAGCTCGCACGCCGGCCGGACCAACACGCGCTTCGCCATCCTGAATCCGCTCACGACCTTCGAGGACCTCGTCGAGATCCTCGATTCGATGGAGGACTGA
- a CDS encoding DUF6458 family protein has protein sequence MSLGTGIVLFVIGAILAFALNIQVDWINLHLVGYILMVAGVVGIIIGIILLTRRRRTIATTRTAVDPVTGDRVTRRGVDDDIV, from the coding sequence ATGAGTCTGGGCACCGGAATCGTCCTGTTCGTGATCGGTGCGATCCTCGCGTTCGCCCTCAACATCCAGGTCGACTGGATCAATCTCCACCTCGTCGGCTACATCCTGATGGTCGCCGGCGTGGTCGGCATCATCATCGGGATCATCCTGCTGACGCGTCGCCGCCGCACGATCGCGACGACGCGCACCGCCGTCGACCCGGTGACGGGTGACCGCGTCACCCGCCGCGGCGTCGACGACGACATCGTCTGA
- a CDS encoding MarR family winged helix-turn-helix transcriptional regulator, whose product MTERSETPPPDTGVLEALQVYRAAETAMRRRTGAAMGIGENDFLALRLILDNAAEGRRTSAKDVSAYVGVSSASTTALIDRLVRGGFIERRTNDADRRSVDLVPTRAALGDTGPLVIAQEQIAAKAAELSEEDARTVTRFLTRMRETVDGIGAERHANRPERP is encoded by the coding sequence GTGACTGAACGCTCCGAGACACCCCCGCCCGACACGGGCGTGCTCGAGGCGCTGCAGGTCTACCGAGCTGCCGAGACCGCGATGCGACGGCGCACCGGAGCGGCCATGGGCATCGGCGAGAACGACTTCCTCGCTCTGCGCCTCATCCTCGACAATGCCGCGGAGGGGCGCCGGACGTCGGCGAAGGACGTCAGCGCGTACGTCGGAGTGTCGAGCGCCTCCACCACCGCGCTGATCGACCGGCTGGTCCGCGGCGGCTTCATCGAGCGCCGGACGAACGACGCCGACCGCAGGTCGGTGGACCTCGTGCCGACCCGCGCGGCCCTCGGCGACACCGGCCCGCTGGTCATCGCGCAGGAGCAGATCGCGGCCAAGGCGGCCGAGTTGAGCGAGGAGGACGCCAGGACCGTCACCCGGTTCCTCACGCGGATGCGCGAGACCGTGGACGGCATCGGCGCGGAACGACACGCGAATAGGCCGGAAAGGCCCTGA